The Candidatus Binatia bacterium genome window below encodes:
- a CDS encoding acetamidase/formamidase family protein encodes MTTLNKVVAAAIALLVGALISVFDASPIQAGEAKQPAKAQQPKQHKLAATLETTQWGWLDPNEPPKLTVDSGDIVSVETMMHSHNKIQPGVSIEEIVALRKANPGGGPHSVTGPIYVNGAEPGDVMEIRILKITPKPFGFNFNLPGKEFPTIGALAPDFPEGFVRYFNLDLKNRQAEFKPGVTLDLKPFPGILAVGIDPNDSSARKGGAKEPMAPVSTLRPWKNGSNMDINELQEGTTIFIPVLLKGGLIGVGDAHCRQGNGEVNLTGLECAFREFVMQPIVRKDMKLEWPRIESKTHWILIGLDEDLNKAFVNAVKETVDFLAAQKMVPMDRYEAYSLASMAADCRVSQVVDVRKGVHCMIPKSIFVKKK; translated from the coding sequence ATGACAACGTTGAATAAAGTCGTAGCCGCCGCCATCGCTTTGCTCGTTGGAGCTCTCATCTCGGTCTTCGATGCGTCGCCTATCCAAGCGGGCGAGGCCAAGCAACCGGCCAAAGCTCAGCAACCCAAACAGCACAAGCTTGCCGCGACGCTGGAAACGACACAGTGGGGATGGCTCGATCCCAATGAACCCCCCAAACTCACCGTCGATTCCGGCGACATCGTTTCCGTCGAGACCATGATGCACTCCCATAATAAAATCCAGCCCGGTGTCTCGATCGAAGAGATCGTCGCCTTGCGCAAGGCCAATCCCGGCGGGGGACCGCATTCGGTGACCGGTCCCATCTACGTCAACGGCGCCGAGCCCGGCGACGTAATGGAGATTCGCATCTTGAAGATTACGCCCAAGCCTTTCGGCTTCAACTTCAATCTTCCCGGCAAGGAATTCCCCACGATCGGCGCGCTGGCGCCCGATTTCCCCGAAGGATTCGTGAGATATTTCAATCTCGATCTGAAAAACCGCCAGGCCGAGTTCAAGCCGGGAGTCACGCTCGATCTAAAGCCCTTCCCGGGCATCTTAGCTGTTGGGATCGACCCCAATGACTCCTCGGCCCGCAAGGGCGGCGCCAAGGAGCCGATGGCGCCGGTCTCGACGCTGCGCCCGTGGAAGAACGGCTCCAACATGGACATCAACGAGCTTCAAGAGGGAACTACTATCTTCATTCCCGTCCTCCTCAAGGGAGGCCTCATCGGGGTTGGCGATGCGCATTGCCGTCAGGGAAATGGTGAAGTGAACCTCACGGGGCTTGAGTGCGCCTTCCGTGAGTTCGTGATGCAGCCAATTGTCCGCAAAGACATGAAGCTCGAGTGGCCCAGAATCGAGTCCAAGACGCATTGGATCCTGATCGGCCTCGATGAAGATCTCAACAAAGCGTTCGTCAACGCGGTCAAAGAGACGGTGGATTTTCTCGCCGCGCAGAAGATGGTTCCGATGGATCGGTACGAGGCCTACTCGCTCGCCTCGATGGCGGCCGATTGCCGAGTAAGCCAAGTCGTGGACGTGCGCAAAGGCGTCCACTGCATGATTCCCAAATCGATCTTCGTCAAAAAGAAGTAG
- the cofG gene encoding 7,8-didemethyl-8-hydroxy-5-deazariboflavin synthase CofG, giving the protein MTQTAIKEWVDGKAPTKEEAMRLATVRGDELSVLLQAAAELRDRHKGKTVTFSPKIFIPLTNLCRDFCGYCTFRKAPDEPGAKTMSLDEVLRVVRRGKLLGCTEVLFSLGDKPEAIYPEMKDFLARLGLKRTLDYLYEACKVALEETGLLPHSNPGIMGRGDLQRLKEVNPSLGLMLENASARLMLPSGPHFDAPDKKPELRLRTIAEAGKLNIPFTTGILIGISENWEERIDSLFAIRELHERYSHVQEVIIQNFLPKPEIPMRDHPAPALEEMLKTIALARLILGGEMNIQAPPNLTPESYPLYLNAGINDWGGVSPLTPDFINPEAPWPALIELERKTREAGFTLRPRLPIYPEFITEKFVPPPLLDYVENLCGRDGLVNDELSRRILQPRS; this is encoded by the coding sequence ATGACGCAAACAGCTATCAAAGAATGGGTTGATGGCAAAGCGCCGACGAAAGAGGAGGCGATGCGGCTTGCAACGGTGCGCGGCGACGAATTGTCCGTGCTGCTGCAAGCGGCGGCGGAGCTGCGCGACCGTCACAAAGGCAAGACGGTAACTTTCTCGCCGAAGATTTTTATTCCGCTCACCAATCTCTGCCGCGATTTCTGCGGCTACTGCACGTTTCGCAAGGCGCCGGACGAGCCGGGCGCAAAAACGATGTCGCTCGACGAAGTCCTGCGCGTAGTGCGCCGGGGAAAGCTGCTCGGCTGCACCGAGGTCCTGTTCAGCCTGGGCGACAAGCCCGAGGCGATCTATCCCGAGATGAAAGATTTTCTGGCGCGCCTGGGCCTCAAGCGCACGCTCGACTATCTCTACGAGGCCTGCAAGGTCGCGCTGGAGGAAACGGGGCTGTTGCCGCACTCCAATCCTGGAATCATGGGAAGAGGCGATCTTCAACGCCTCAAAGAGGTCAACCCTAGCCTCGGTCTGATGCTCGAAAACGCGAGCGCCCGTCTCATGCTGCCGTCCGGGCCGCATTTCGACGCGCCGGACAAAAAGCCTGAGCTTCGGCTGCGCACGATCGCCGAGGCCGGCAAGCTAAACATCCCGTTCACGACGGGAATTCTCATCGGCATCAGCGAGAATTGGGAGGAGAGGATCGATTCGCTGTTCGCGATTCGCGAGCTGCATGAGCGCTACAGCCACGTTCAAGAAGTGATTATCCAGAATTTTCTGCCCAAGCCGGAGATTCCGATGCGCGACCATCCGGCGCCCGCGTTGGAAGAGATGCTGAAGACGATCGCGCTCGCGCGCCTCATTCTCGGCGGCGAGATGAACATTCAAGCTCCGCCCAACCTGACGCCGGAAAGTTATCCGCTCTATCTCAACGCCGGCATCAACGACTGGGGCGGGGTCTCGCCGCTGACGCCGGATTTTATCAACCCCGAAGCGCCGTGGCCGGCGTTGATCGAGCTGGAGCGAAAGACGCGCGAAGCCGGTTTCACGCTGAGACCGCGGCTACCGATTTATCCGGAGTTCATCACGGAGAAATTCGTGCCGCCGCCGCTTCTCGATTACGTGGAAAATTTATGCGGCAGGGATGGGTTGGTGAACGATGAACTCTCTCGCAGGATTCTCCAGCCGCGATCCTGA